In the genome of Oxalobacter aliiformigenes, one region contains:
- the ruvC gene encoding crossover junction endodeoxyribonuclease RuvC, whose protein sequence is MKILGIDPGLRTTGFGIIHKKGNALNYIASGTVKTPPEAGLPVRLKTIFDGISEIVATYEPDCAAIEKVFVNVNPQSTLLLGQARGAAISALVAAELAVYEFTALQIKQAIVGHGKAQKKQVQEMVQRLLSLPGIPGSDAADALGIAICHAHGFDAIRALEKAAVLSNQNTFRIRRGRLIR, encoded by the coding sequence ATGAAAATCCTCGGTATCGACCCCGGCCTTCGAACCACAGGCTTCGGCATCATTCACAAAAAAGGCAATGCCCTAAACTATATCGCTTCCGGAACCGTCAAGACACCGCCGGAAGCGGGGTTGCCCGTTCGTCTGAAAACCATTTTCGATGGAATCAGCGAAATTGTCGCCACCTATGAACCGGATTGTGCCGCCATCGAGAAAGTTTTTGTCAACGTCAATCCGCAATCGACCTTATTACTGGGACAGGCACGGGGTGCGGCGATCAGTGCACTGGTGGCCGCTGAACTGGCCGTTTACGAATTTACGGCATTGCAAATCAAACAGGCAATCGTCGGACATGGAAAAGCCCAGAAAAAACAGGTTCAGGAAATGGTGCAGCGACTGTTGTCGTTACCCGGTATTCCGGGCAGTGACGCTGCCGATGCACTTGGTATCGCCATCTGCCACGCACACGGATTCGATGCCATCCGCGCATTGGAAAAAGCCGCCGTATTGAGCAATCAGAATACTTTCCGTATCAGACGGGGCAGACTTATCCGGTAA
- the purH gene encoding bifunctional phosphoribosylaminoimidazolecarboxamide formyltransferase/IMP cyclohydrolase — MTQFALISVSDKTGIVEFARELAAMNIAILSTGGTAELLQKNGIAVTEVADYTGFPEMLDGRVKTLHPKVHGGILARRDIPSHLDAIRKHGIDTIDMVVVNLYPFQQTVAGENCTLDDAIENIDIGGPAMLRSAAKNYRDVTVVCDPADYGGIIAEMKKNNGSLSIDTRFELSKKTFAHTAQYDGAIANYMSSLKADKNHRNRQTYPEILNLQFEKVQDMRYGENPHQSAAFYRERNIEPGTLASYRQLQGKELSYNNISDADAAWECVKNFDEPACVIIKHANPCGVATGKDLLDAYRKALQTDPEAAFGGIIAFNGELDGRTSEEVSKLFVEVLIAPAFTEEAKSIFNRKKNLRLLQIALGKNANAFDLKRVGGGLLVQSPDIVDVIATDLKVVTKKQPTPQQMQDMLFASKVVKFVKSNAIVFCGNGMALGIGAGQMSRVDAARTATMKAANAGLSLQGSVVASDAFIPFRDGLDIVANAGATAVIQPGGSVRDPEVIAAADEHGIAMVFTSIRHFRH, encoded by the coding sequence ATGACTCAATTCGCTCTGATATCCGTCTCTGACAAAACAGGCATTGTCGAATTCGCCAGAGAACTGGCCGCCATGAATATCGCCATTCTTTCTACTGGCGGAACAGCGGAATTGCTTCAGAAAAACGGTATCGCCGTAACCGAAGTCGCCGATTACACGGGATTTCCGGAAATGCTGGATGGACGTGTCAAAACCCTGCATCCGAAAGTTCATGGCGGAATTCTGGCCAGACGCGATATCCCGTCCCATCTGGATGCCATCCGGAAACACGGTATCGATACCATCGATATGGTCGTCGTCAACCTCTATCCCTTCCAACAGACCGTCGCCGGGGAAAACTGCACACTGGACGATGCCATCGAAAACATCGACATCGGCGGCCCGGCCATGCTCCGTTCCGCCGCCAAGAATTACCGGGATGTGACCGTTGTCTGCGATCCGGCCGACTACGGCGGCATCATTGCCGAAATGAAAAAGAACAACGGTTCGCTCTCCATCGATACCCGGTTCGAACTGTCCAAAAAAACTTTCGCGCACACCGCCCAGTATGACGGAGCCATCGCCAACTACATGTCGAGCCTGAAAGCGGACAAGAACCACCGGAATCGCCAGACCTATCCGGAAATCCTGAACCTGCAATTCGAAAAGGTCCAGGACATGCGCTATGGTGAAAATCCGCACCAGTCCGCCGCCTTCTATCGTGAAAGAAATATCGAGCCGGGAACGCTGGCCAGTTACAGACAGCTGCAGGGCAAGGAACTTTCCTACAACAATATCAGCGATGCGGATGCCGCCTGGGAATGCGTCAAGAACTTCGATGAACCGGCCTGCGTCATCATCAAACATGCCAACCCCTGTGGTGTCGCGACCGGAAAAGATCTGCTGGACGCCTACCGGAAAGCGCTGCAAACCGATCCCGAAGCGGCTTTCGGCGGTATCATCGCATTCAATGGAGAACTCGATGGCCGTACGTCGGAAGAAGTATCCAAACTGTTCGTGGAAGTATTGATTGCACCGGCTTTCACGGAAGAAGCCAAAAGCATTTTCAACCGCAAGAAAAACCTGCGTCTTCTCCAGATCGCCCTGGGCAAAAACGCCAATGCGTTCGACCTCAAACGGGTCGGAGGAGGCCTGCTCGTCCAGTCGCCGGACATTGTCGATGTCATTGCGACCGATCTGAAAGTCGTGACGAAAAAACAACCGACCCCGCAACAAATGCAGGATATGCTGTTCGCCTCCAAAGTCGTCAAATTCGTCAAATCCAATGCCATCGTTTTCTGTGGCAACGGAATGGCACTCGGTATCGGTGCCGGTCAGATGAGCCGTGTCGATGCCGCCCGCACCGCCACCATGAAAGCGGCCAATGCCGGACTTTCCCTCCAGGGTTCGGTTGTGGCATCCGATGCATTCATCCCGTTCAGGGACGGCCTGGACATCGTGGCCAATGCCGGTGCCACTGCCGTCATCCAGCCGGGCGGTTCCGTACGCGATCCGGAAGTGATCGCTGCCGCGGATGAACATGGCATCGCCATGGTCTTCACGTCCATCCGTCATTTCCGCCACTGA
- a CDS encoding helix-turn-helix domain-containing protein: protein MSKEHIQEVILHSLQDYFNDLDGQKPTDIYNMIMHTVERPVLMAVMAHAKNNQSHAAEMLGINRNTLRKKLLEHNLL, encoded by the coding sequence ATGAGCAAAGAGCATATCCAGGAAGTCATTCTGCACAGTCTGCAGGACTATTTCAACGATCTCGACGGACAAAAACCGACAGATATCTACAACATGATCATGCATACGGTCGAAAGACCGGTCCTGATGGCAGTCATGGCCCATGCCAAAAACAACCAGTCACATGCTGCCGAAATGCTGGGGATCAACCGGAATACCCTGCGAAAAAAACTGCTCGAGCACAATCTTCTGTAA
- the dusB gene encoding tRNA dihydrouridine synthase DusB, with amino-acid sequence MQIGPYVLSNNLVVAPMAGITDRPFRQLCKKLGAGYAVSEMAAANPLLRDTLKSRKRIMHAGEQEPRAVQIVGSDPAVMADAARYNVDQGAQIIDINMGCPAKKVCNNWCGSALLQNEPLVGKILDAVIRAVDVPVTLKFRTGWDRAHINAPSVAKIAESAGIAMLTLHGRTRADGYRGKAEYDTIAEVKSIVSIPVVANGDIDSPQKARAVLDKTGADAIMIGRAAQGKPWIFREIGHFLEHGTLPPPPTVVEIWRILREHLEDHYRFYGETIGVRNARKHIGWYARNLPDGEKLRQKTNTADTCEEQIDEINRFFTFLLEHGERLQ; translated from the coding sequence ATGCAAATCGGCCCTTACGTTCTTTCCAACAATCTGGTTGTGGCCCCCATGGCCGGCATTACAGACCGGCCCTTCCGCCAGCTCTGCAAAAAACTCGGCGCCGGGTATGCCGTATCCGAAATGGCCGCAGCCAATCCCCTGTTGCGCGATACATTAAAAAGCCGCAAACGGATCATGCACGCCGGAGAACAGGAACCGCGTGCCGTCCAGATCGTCGGCTCGGACCCGGCCGTCATGGCCGATGCCGCCCGTTACAATGTCGATCAGGGCGCCCAGATCATCGACATCAACATGGGATGTCCCGCCAAAAAAGTATGTAACAACTGGTGCGGGTCGGCACTGCTGCAAAACGAGCCTCTGGTCGGAAAAATTCTTGACGCCGTAATCCGTGCCGTGGATGTTCCCGTTACACTGAAATTCCGTACCGGCTGGGACCGTGCCCACATCAACGCGCCATCGGTCGCAAAAATCGCCGAATCAGCCGGAATCGCCATGCTGACGCTGCATGGACGGACACGTGCCGATGGCTACCGCGGAAAAGCAGAATACGATACCATTGCCGAAGTGAAATCGATTGTTTCCATTCCCGTCGTGGCCAATGGAGATATTGATTCGCCCCAAAAGGCCAGAGCCGTTCTCGACAAAACAGGGGCCGACGCCATCATGATCGGTCGCGCAGCGCAAGGCAAACCCTGGATATTCCGTGAAATCGGTCATTTTCTTGAACACGGAACGCTTCCACCTCCCCCGACAGTCGTGGAAATATGGCGGATCCTTCGGGAACATCTGGAAGACCACTACCGGTTTTACGGTGAAACCATCGGCGTCCGCAATGCCAGAAAACATATCGGCTGGTATGCCAGAAACCTGCCTGACGGTGAAAAACTGCGGCAAAAAACCAACACTGCCGACACGTGTGAAGAGCAGATTGATGAAATCAATCGCTTTTTTACATTTCTACTTGAACACGGCGAAAGGTTACAATAA